A window of the Oryza brachyantha chromosome 5, ObraRS2, whole genome shotgun sequence genome harbors these coding sequences:
- the LOC102720709 gene encoding gibberellin-regulated protein 9-like, protein MDMEEGRFRSGCAVLRCTAIAMAVLLLLCSSEDAQADAAYLPWPAPTTPPPPSPAAAANSTSTSTAANTTGPPQPTAFPMYGVTPGSLRPQECGGRCAYRCSATAYRKPCMFFCQKCCASCLCVPPGTYGNKQSCPCYSGWKTKRGGPKCP, encoded by the exons ATGGATATGGAGGAAGGTCGGTTCAGATCAGGGTGCGCCGTGCTCCGCTGCACTGCCATTGCCATGgcggtgctgctgcttctctGCTCCAGCGAAGACGCTCAG GCCGACGCTGCTTACCTGCCGTGGCCAGctccgacgacgccgccgccgccgtcgcctgccgctgctgccaactccacctccacctccaccgcgGCGAACACCACCGGGCCGCCGCAGCCGACCGCCTTCCCCATG TACGGCGTGACCCCCGGCAGCCTGCGTCCACAAG AGTGCGGGGGGAGGTGCGCGTACAGgtgctcggcgacggcgtacCGGAAGCCGTGCATGTTCTTCTGCCAGAAGTGCTGCGCCTCCTGCCTCTGCGTGCCGCCGGGGACCTACGGCAACAAGCAGTCCTGCCCCTGCTACAGCGGCTGGAAGACCAAGCGAGGAGGCCCCAAGTGCCCCTAG